Proteins from a genomic interval of Alosa alosa isolate M-15738 ecotype Scorff River chromosome 8, AALO_Geno_1.1, whole genome shotgun sequence:
- the ost4 gene encoding dolichyl-diphosphooligosaccharide--protein glycosyltransferase subunit 4 yields MVTDVQLAIFANMLGVSLFLLVVLYHYVAVNNPKKLE; encoded by the coding sequence ATGGTTACTGACGTTCAACTGGCAATATTTGCCAACATGCTCGGCGTGTCGCTGTTCCTGCTTGTGGTGCTGTACCATTATGTGGCTGTCAACAATCCCAAGAAATTAGAATAA